From Vibrio aerogenes, a single genomic window includes:
- a CDS encoding peptide ABC transporter ATP-binding protein: MSQNSVILKAANLKQHYHVKQGMLKPEAVVKAVDGISFELGHGKTLAVVGESGCGKSTLGRMLAMIETPTEGSLSFNGEELLTLSKSGHKALRQKIQIIFQNPYGSLNPRKKIGAILEEPLVINTQMSKEARKEKALEMMEKVGLKREHYDRYPHMFSGGQRQRIAIARGLMLDPQIIVADEPVSALDVSVQAQVLNLMMDLQQEFGLSYVFISHDLSVVEHIADDVMVMYLGKVVEQGTCQQLFENPRHPYTQALLSSTPQLSPDKRRQRIKLQGELPSPLNPPSGCAFHGRCQYANDRCRQETPTLRSDSEAHLTACHAVEENRVTLS, translated from the coding sequence ATGAGTCAGAATTCTGTGATTTTAAAAGCCGCGAATCTGAAGCAACATTACCACGTCAAGCAGGGGATGCTGAAACCTGAGGCGGTTGTGAAAGCCGTCGATGGGATTAGTTTTGAGCTGGGCCACGGAAAAACTCTGGCGGTTGTCGGGGAGTCCGGGTGCGGGAAATCCACTTTAGGCCGGATGCTGGCGATGATTGAAACTCCAACGGAAGGCAGTTTATCCTTCAATGGTGAGGAGTTGTTGACGTTATCGAAATCCGGACACAAAGCGCTGCGCCAGAAAATACAGATTATTTTCCAGAATCCGTATGGGTCGCTGAACCCACGTAAAAAAATCGGAGCAATTTTAGAAGAGCCGCTGGTCATCAATACGCAGATGAGCAAAGAAGCACGCAAAGAAAAAGCGCTCGAAATGATGGAAAAGGTCGGGCTGAAACGGGAACATTATGACCGTTATCCGCATATGTTTTCCGGTGGTCAGCGCCAGCGGATTGCTATTGCCCGTGGGTTGATGCTGGACCCGCAGATCATTGTCGCTGATGAGCCGGTTTCGGCGCTGGATGTGTCGGTACAGGCGCAGGTGCTGAATCTGATGATGGATCTGCAACAAGAGTTTGGCCTGAGCTATGTGTTCATCTCTCATGACTTATCCGTGGTTGAACATATTGCCGATGATGTGATGGTGATGTATCTCGGTAAAGTGGTGGAGCAGGGCACATGTCAGCAACTGTTTGAAAATCCGCGCCATCCTTATACGCAGGCGCTGCTTTCCAGTACACCACAACTGTCACCGGATAAACGCCGTCAGCGGATTAAACTGCAGGGAGAGCTACCTTCTCCGCTGAATCCGCCATCGGGTTGTGCATTCCACGGCAGGTGTCAGTATGCAAATGATCGTTGCCGTCAGGAAACACCAACATTGCGCTCAGATTCTGAGGCGCACTTAACAGCTTGTCACGCTGTTGAAGAAAACCGGGTAACGCTCAGTTGA